The Setaria viridis chromosome 2, Setaria_viridis_v4.0, whole genome shotgun sequence DNA window TCGACGCAGGATCACACCTGGAGGTTTCGACGACTACATGAGTGAggatgttggtgggtgccgcgGTAAGGCTTTGGTTCTGTTGCCGTTGTCGGGCGGAATAAAATCCGCTTGAGAAGTGTTGAGTTCGgcgcgtgttgatgtcccaatcctaCCGGTCGAATGTGTTGTTTAGTTGAGGTTAGTGCGATGGCGTGATACGGCATGTGTTGATGACCCAATTCAACCTGCCGGTATTTGTGCCTTTGTTGTTTTCGCTCAGTCTGAACTTCATCTTCTTATATTAATATAATTGGCAGCTCCCTAATTGGTTcgtttcggaaaaaaaaaagactgccAGCTCATAGAGCGTCTCCAATTCGCTGgtgttgctgttgttgttgcttgTTCGGCCACCTGCCAGGCCCGGCCATGCTTGCTGCTAACTCAACTAGTATCTCTCCAGCCAGGTCAACTCCGCTTCCTTTGGATTTGGACCTAAAATTTGGAGCATCCACAAGGCACTCACCCGCAATGACGCAATTACTCGCCAAAATGTCttgaagacaaaaaaaaaaaagcagataTGCAAGCAATTATGCAGGAGCTCCGGCTCGATTATGGATGGCTGCGCTGGATTTTTCCGAGTGGTTGTTCAGACTGATTAGTCGCTTGGGAGTGCAGAATGTTTTCAATGGAACTGGTGTTTTGTTAGTGCATCAGGTGGCCGCGGTGGTTGGTGATGGAAGGCCACCTGTGGAGTTCGAGGAACGGGATGCAGTCACACCGGAGATTGTTCTTCTCAGCTTGTCTGCCGTCAAATCTGCAGTTTTGGCGGGTACGTGGGGTTGAGGACTTGAGGTCCCCTGCCTCCTGCCTCACAAATGGTTGCACTGTGACTCGTTTCAAATTTGTGGGCGAGAGATGGGCGGCGAGGCGAGTTTGTTTCTTTGATAGCGGCAGCTTGTGGTCAAAATAGCATCGACACGAAAGTCGACGGATTGGGCAAGGTGAATGTGAATATTCTACTGGCTCCTGCAACTTTCGGTTACAGGTAGCCGTAGACTCCAGTACTAGCCTGCAACTGAAAATAACCGCTGTATTGGCTGGATGCAGGAACAACAGCAGGTAAGAACAGCAGAAGTGTGCTAGTTCCAAGAttcgatttttcttttgttcgaTTTCTCATTTCTCTCCCCAGTTCATGTTCTATCGGCACGAGAAATTTACATCAGACGACGGCTATAAGAATCTGTACATTTTTTTGATCGCTCTCTCTCCACTCTCCCTACGGAAAACACGCACGCGAAGAAGGGAAGCAAAAACTAGTGATGTCACACGGGAAACCGGCACGAAAGAAACCAGCAGCAGCCTCAGGAACCGGGCTGCGGCGGCTTCACCGGCCGCGACGCGCTGCTCTCGCCAGCGGCGAGGCCCATCTCGATGTCCCCGTCCGCGTCTTcgtgttggtggtggtggtgaagaTGCGGCTGCTGAGGGGGCGGCGACGCGCCGCCACACCCAATCAGCCTCCGCAGCccgcacggccgcgccgcctcatcgacggcagcggcggcgacgtgtTCTTGCGGTGGGGGAGGCGTCGCCATGGCCGGCGACTGCTGCTGCGAGCGGCCGGTGCTGACCTCGTCCTGGGAGCCGAAGAAGAGCACGTTGGTGGGGAAGTTGGGGGACTCCGGGTCGGCCTCCGGCGTGGGCACGGCGGGCAGCACGGGGTGCAGgggcggctcgtcgacggcgggGCACCGGCAGAGCGGGCAGGTGGAGTGGGAGCGGAGCCACATGTCGACGCAGTCGACGTGGAACCCGTGGCCGCAGCGCGGCAGCACCCGCGCCGTGTCCCCGGCCTTGAGCTCCGTGATGCAGACGGCGCAGTCGTCGAGCGCCTCGCCTTTGACCACCTCCCGGCGCGGCAGCTTGGCCATGGACTTGTCGTCCAGCCCGCCCTCGTAGCACCACgcatcggcgccgccgtcggccactcccgctcctccgccgccgccgaacatgAAGCGCAGCCACGCCGCGACGCCGCGccccgcgggaggcggcggccccccgccgccgcggtagCGCTTGGCGCAGAGGAAGATGTAGAAGCAGAGCACGAAGGTGAGGAacaccgccgccacggccgccagcatcgtcgtcgccgccgcgaccGTCGTGGCCGTCACCGCCATcgacgatcgatcgatcgaccgaCCAATCAACCTCACGGCCTGCCCTGccttccttccccttcctctgccTTGGCTTCAAAGAACCTTGAATTATGCTCCTCCCTTACGCGATCAGGATCCTCTGCTGCTGGTGTACCCGTCTCCCCTGCTGCTGCAGCCGCGGGCTCCTCGGCGTCCCTGCCGCGAGGCTCTTTGATGGCATAAATGTTAAAGCGCTCGGAGCGTTGGGGATTTCGAATGATTAGCGCGCTACTTATACGAGGGCGGCGCGGGATTGGGGAGGAGGATAAGACCCGGGCGAGAGAGGAAGGCTGGTCTGGCTTCGGTTTGGAGGGGAAGGTGAGCGAACCGTGGAGGCTGCGGCGCGGGCTATGGCCCTGGAGGGAAAGCGAGGACGGCGACGGTTTTGAAAGCGTTGACGCGGTGCAAGTGGAGCTGTGGAATGGAACCAGGCCTCCGCCTCTCCGGTTGGACCTCCCTCCCACGGCCGTCGCCGTCTAATCCCccggcgatggcgccgccgaTGTTCTGTTCCGATTCGCGCCGCTGCACGGTTGCACCGGATGCAACGGCCCGGTGAGCCGCGACACCGACCGCCCGCGCGGGCTCCGCCGGTGGCTGGCAGGCGCAGCCACTGACACCCCGGGCCAGCTACAGAATCGGCATCCGCGGCGTGTCCCCTCCTCTGCGCCACTACGTGTCCTCTTCGCCATGTTTCGTAGTACCATCAAGTCAGTGAAACTGTAATACTAACAGCCAGTAGATGCTTCTCAGGTATCTGATTAGTGTGAGAACACTACGATTGTCAGAGTATCAGTGAACGAGGTGACAGTGACACGATCCAACCCCGTTCTGCAAATTGGAATGGCCTCCATGGTTTGTGCAGGACACGGTGCCAGAATGTGAGGAAACGCTCGCAgtcgcatcgcatcgcatccGACTCCAGGAAACGAGGACCGTATGCCGTGAGCGTGTCGCGGAGCCTCGGGCCCCAGCTCGCTGATGGAATGAGCATGAGCATGAGCCGCGGGCAAAGGCAACGAGGGCCGTCCGGGCCGGTGGACCACCGCGACTGGCTGCCGTGGTTGGGGAGGTTCGGTATAGCGGTTTGTGCTGGCCTGCATCCTGTCCCTTTCCCTTCCGGTTATGCGATGCGATTTGGGAGGAAGCAACTGCCCGACCCCAACTTGTGGACGGCGCGCGGCTATCGTATTCCGTAGGCTGGAGTGTTGGCGAATTCTAAGTAAGCGGCCTTATCTAACTTGGGTTCAAAGTCTGGGGAGGGATTGACCAAACGTTTCCAAGTTAGCCCAACGCAGTCTCATCTAACTCAACCTAGTCGTACCAAGAGGAAAGACTTGGCGCAGGCTGATTGCTTGGTCGTCAGAGCACGATTGGAAAATTGAACTCGTTACTCGTATACGTGGAATAGGCGCAAGTTTTACGTACGTGGAATTGCAACGTGGGGATTCAGTTTTTAACTGTAGTCTTCTTCATCGAGTGTTGACAACAGTGCTGACTGGATGACCTGTACGAGGATGGACGGCAACCTCGGACGTGTCCTCTCCACAGGCTTCGTCCAAGCTGAATCGAACGCACGTACGTACTGGCAGCTGTACCGTACGGAGCTACGGATGTCCTTGCTGTGCTCCCCAACGGCCAATCCAGATAACCCAAGCCAACTCCTGGTTGTCTCGTTGATATCTCGAGCCGGAGACGCTTTCAACGAACAGTCCGGTCCAAGCCTGACCAAGTGCTTTGAACTTGTTCTGGTCTCTGGCCAAACAACAATGCCCCCTTCGCCGAATCATCGGGTGACTCGGCGGGCGCACGGGGCCGaagccggccgccgccctggGGTGAGAGTGAGATGGCGGCCCGCGCCCACCCGCGACTCCGCGAGGCGCGCGACCCTTATCCGGCGCCCGGGGTCACGgcagcgacgggggcggggcatGGTGGTCCAGCCATGGGATGGGTCCGGCGCCGGCCGCACGGGAGCGGACAGCGACGGGAGCCGGTCCCATCCCGTGCCCGGCCGCTGACCGCTGCGCCACGCCCATGACTCGGTTGTTTCTGCCAGTTTggagggaggcgcgggcgcTGAATCACTTGGCCAATAGGATGGGAACCGCGACGAGCCAGGTCGGCAGAAACGGGGCGAATTAAAGCGCGTCACGCGTCGCGCGGGCGCGCCGCCATCATCATGCCGAGTTGCCGACCGGAGGCCGCTCGCTGGCCGGGGCCGGGCACCTCCGGCCGGGAGGATTGCTCTGCCTCTGTTCCATCGAtggcgcgccggccggccggccggccctttTTGACCGGCCGCCGTGTTGACGGCCACAAAGCGAGCTTTTCGTAAACAAACAGGGGCGATGCACGGTGCGCCGGTTGTGGTAGGGTCCTGTTCTGTTTTAGCTTACTTGGACCATACTTGGCTTGGAGTCTGGATTAATGGATAGCGTTGCATCGTGCCTATGATGCCACCTAGGAGTAAAttgccaaccgggacatcaatCCGTCGCTTCTATCTGGTTGACGGGTGTCTTCGAGTTTGATCGTCTACATTGTGCGCGAGCTGCAGATCATACGTCTCTGCGAATGCAGGCCTGTTCCTGCCGCTCCTTATGGAGTGgggattttttttctcccaCGAGTTCTTCCGTTCCGGCGGGACCTTGTCCTTCTTCGTCGTCGTTTTCCAGGAATCAGGTCGTGCAACGTGCAGCCCGGTCCAGAATCTCGCGGTACGGAGACGAGAAACAGAACTCCATCCGTAGTGGCAGCAGCAATCCCAGTCCGGCAAGGGTTCGGCAATCAGGGCCCTTTTGGTTTTCAGTGCTTGGTGCGCCCGACATCCATCCCCGGGACCAGAGACCCCGGTCGGCGGTGCTGTGTCCGGTCGGCTACAAAGATTTTTTCTGTAAAACGCCGTTGACGACACGTCGGCAGTAGCACTAGTACTCGCTTTTGCCCCAGTTGACGACCACgatgaggtgaggtgaggtgactGTCCCTCCTCGGACCACTTGCTTTCCCCTGAAGGAGCCATGAAATCTGGGACGGACGGATGAGGGAGTCACCGTCCCGGTCGATGGACGAATCAGGTCGATTGGATTAGTGGGCTGCGCCAAGGACGAGATGATTTGCCACGAGCGGCGAACCGGGCCACGATCACAGCAGAAATCGTGTAGCACCTGTGTCCTCGTTTGCGCGCAGGGTGCAGTATGATCGATCTCACCAGGACCCTTTTCTCCTTGTCT harbors:
- the LOC117844478 gene encoding uncharacterized protein, which produces MAVTATTVAAATTMLAAVAAVFLTFVLCFYIFLCAKRYRGGGGPPPPAGRGVAAWLRFMFGGGGGAGVADGGADAWCYEGGLDDKSMAKLPRREVVKGEALDDCAVCITELKAGDTARVLPRCGHGFHVDCVDMWLRSHSTCPLCRCPAVDEPPLHPVLPAVPTPEADPESPNFPTNVLFFGSQDEVSTGRSQQQSPAMATPPPPQEHVAAAAVDEAARPCGLRRLIGCGGASPPPQQPHLHHHHQHEDADGDIEMGLAAGESSASRPVKPPQPGS